From Hartmannibacter diazotrophicus, a single genomic window includes:
- a CDS encoding LysR family transcriptional regulator, whose product MEWSDVRLFLAIAREGTLGAAARSLGLTQPTMGRRLKALETSIGHSLFQRTSDGFVLTDEGAVVMAHAERMEDEVTGMLRQLSGSQRELDGLLRVSCSDWFGVHVLSPLLAGFARQYPRVVVELLTDQRLLNLSRREADLVFRIQPFTEPDVVSRKLVDIDYGLYAPAGIAEPVYGDGEGVCLVTMDEAFSDMPDVAWLRETLPHARIAMRSNSRDVQAALCRGGVGLAVLPRPLGDGMDGLRRLVPPLPPPARTTWVGYHRDLRRLPRLRALLDLVVAEIGQIRAVKDGHRPIED is encoded by the coding sequence ATGGAATGGAGCGACGTCCGGCTGTTCCTGGCGATCGCGCGGGAAGGCACCCTGGGTGCGGCGGCGCGCAGCCTCGGGCTGACCCAGCCGACCATGGGCCGGCGCCTGAAGGCGCTCGAGACCTCCATTGGTCATAGCCTCTTTCAACGCACCAGCGATGGCTTCGTGCTGACCGACGAGGGCGCGGTAGTCATGGCCCATGCCGAGCGCATGGAGGACGAGGTAACCGGCATGCTGCGGCAGCTTTCCGGCAGCCAGCGGGAGCTTGACGGCCTCCTCAGGGTCTCATGCTCGGACTGGTTCGGCGTGCACGTGCTCTCTCCGCTGCTGGCGGGCTTTGCAAGACAGTATCCGCGCGTTGTCGTGGAGCTCTTGACCGACCAGCGCCTTCTCAACCTCTCGCGCCGCGAAGCCGATCTCGTCTTCCGCATCCAGCCCTTCACGGAACCGGACGTGGTCTCCCGCAAGCTGGTGGACATCGACTACGGTCTTTATGCGCCGGCGGGCATCGCCGAGCCGGTCTATGGCGACGGGGAGGGCGTTTGCCTCGTCACGATGGACGAAGCCTTCAGCGACATGCCGGATGTCGCGTGGCTGCGCGAGACGCTGCCCCATGCGCGGATCGCCATGCGCAGCAACAGCCGGGATGTGCAGGCCGCGCTCTGCCGCGGTGGCGTCGGCCTTGCGGTCCTGCCGCGCCCGCTCGGTGACGGTATGGACGGCCTTCGGCGGCTTGTCCCTCCGCTCCCGCCGCCGGCACGGACGACCTGGGTCGGCTATCACCGCGATCTCAGGCGTCTGCCAAGGCTGAGAGCACTGCTCGATCTGGTCGTCGCCGAGATCGGCCAGATACGCGCCGTCAAGGACGGGCACAGGCCGATTGAAGACTGA
- the thiE gene encoding thiamine phosphate synthase, with protein MRSFDLSLYLVLDPGLCAGIGMVETARAAVAGGATMVQLRDKTGGTARTVEIGRALKDALAGTGARLIVNDDVAAAVAIGADGVHVGQGDMAVAEARARIGPEAILGLSVETPELAAAADPALVDYIGAGPVFATPTKPDHEQAVGFDGLIAQIAASSIPAVAIGGLKVRHVAPVLAAGARGIAVVSAICGQPDPEAAARDLAKEIEAVRSRRSENGSHRASLDR; from the coding sequence ATGAGATCTTTCGACCTGTCGCTCTATCTCGTGCTCGATCCCGGCCTTTGCGCCGGGATCGGCATGGTCGAGACGGCCCGCGCCGCCGTGGCCGGCGGCGCGACCATGGTGCAGCTTCGCGACAAGACGGGTGGCACGGCGCGAACGGTCGAGATCGGGCGGGCGTTGAAGGACGCGCTGGCCGGCACCGGCGCGCGGCTGATCGTCAATGACGATGTGGCGGCGGCTGTGGCGATCGGCGCTGATGGCGTTCATGTCGGACAGGGCGACATGGCCGTGGCCGAGGCGCGCGCCCGGATTGGGCCGGAGGCGATCCTTGGTCTCTCCGTCGAGACCCCCGAACTGGCCGCGGCGGCGGACCCGGCGCTCGTGGACTACATCGGCGCGGGCCCGGTCTTTGCCACACCGACCAAGCCGGACCACGAGCAGGCGGTGGGCTTTGATGGTCTCATCGCCCAGATCGCCGCCAGTTCCATCCCCGCTGTCGCCATCGGCGGTCTCAAGGTCCGGCATGTTGCGCCGGTCTTGGCCGCGGGAGCACGGGGCATCGCGGTGGTCTCGGCCATTTGCGGCCAGCCGGACCCGGAAGCGGCGGCGCGAGATCTTGCGAAGGAAATCGAAGCTGTCCGGTCGCGGCGTTCAGAAAATGGATCTCATCGGGCGTCGCTTGACCGCTAA
- a CDS encoding zinc-dependent alcohol dehydrogenase family protein — MPTMTAAILETANGPFRLADIERPAPSPGEVLVRIKASGVNPLDTKIRAGAAAHAKQPLPAVLGIDLAGVVESVGDGVTGFRHGDEVYGMTGGVGGHQGSLAEFAAVDARLLAPKPTHLSMREAAALPLVFITAWEGLVDRVKVSAGQKVLVIGGGGGVGHVAVQIARSFGADVYAVDSAGKADYIRSLGAMAIDHAAETAGDYVARYTEGKGFDVVYDTIGGGGLDTAFQVVARFGHVVSSLGWGTHALAPLSFKAASYSGVFTLIPLLTGEGREHHGEIMREATRLAEAGKLMPRLDPRSFTLKTALAAHKLIEDRQATGKVVVDIA, encoded by the coding sequence ATGCCAACCATGACAGCAGCCATCCTGGAAACCGCCAACGGGCCGTTCCGCCTTGCCGACATCGAACGCCCGGCGCCCAGCCCAGGCGAGGTTCTCGTGCGCATCAAGGCCAGCGGGGTCAATCCTCTGGACACGAAGATCCGCGCCGGCGCGGCGGCACACGCGAAACAACCGCTACCGGCGGTCCTCGGCATCGACCTTGCCGGCGTTGTCGAGAGTGTCGGCGACGGTGTCACAGGCTTTCGCCATGGCGACGAGGTCTACGGAATGACTGGCGGTGTCGGCGGCCACCAGGGATCCCTCGCCGAATTCGCCGCGGTCGACGCCCGCCTGCTGGCGCCCAAGCCGACACATCTTTCCATGCGGGAGGCCGCCGCCCTGCCGCTCGTCTTCATCACCGCCTGGGAGGGACTCGTCGACCGCGTCAAGGTCAGCGCCGGCCAGAAGGTGCTCGTCATCGGCGGTGGCGGCGGGGTCGGCCACGTCGCGGTCCAGATCGCCAGATCCTTCGGCGCCGACGTCTATGCGGTCGATTCCGCCGGCAAGGCCGACTACATCAGAAGCCTTGGTGCCATGGCGATCGACCACGCAGCCGAGACAGCCGGGGACTATGTCGCCCGCTACACGGAAGGCAAGGGGTTCGACGTCGTTTACGACACCATTGGCGGCGGAGGACTGGATACGGCCTTCCAGGTCGTCGCCCGCTTCGGGCATGTCGTCTCGAGTCTCGGCTGGGGGACCCATGCCCTCGCGCCCCTTTCCTTCAAGGCGGCCAGCTACTCCGGCGTCTTCACGCTGATCCCGCTTCTCACCGGCGAGGGCCGCGAACACCACGGCGAGATCATGCGCGAAGCAACGCGCCTCGCCGAAGCGGGCAAGCTGATGCCGCGGCTCGACCCGAGAAGCTTCACCCTGAAAACGGCTCTTGCGGCCCACAAGCTGATCGAGGACAGGCAGGCGACCGGCAAGGTCGTCGTCGATATCGCCTGA
- the mntR gene encoding manganese-binding transcriptional regulator MntR has translation MKPPASPECRLASTEVETHAEAFQKSRDARRTELMEDYVELIADLIEHTGEARQTDIAQRLGVTQPTVAKMLKRLVEENLITQRPYRGVFLTEEGQRLAATTRRRHEIVEAVLRRLGVDPDTARNDAEGIEHHVSEKTLEAFERFLQKG, from the coding sequence ATGAAACCGCCCGCTTCTCCCGAATGCCGGTTGGCCTCGACCGAAGTCGAGACACATGCCGAAGCCTTCCAGAAAAGCCGCGACGCCCGGCGAACCGAGCTGATGGAGGACTATGTCGAGCTGATCGCCGACCTCATCGAGCACACCGGCGAGGCGCGCCAGACCGACATCGCCCAGCGCCTTGGCGTTACCCAGCCGACGGTCGCCAAGATGCTGAAAAGGCTCGTCGAGGAAAACCTGATCACGCAGCGGCCCTATCGCGGCGTCTTCCTGACCGAGGAAGGACAGCGGCTGGCGGCCACCACGCGCCGACGGCACGAGATTGTCGAGGCCGTCCTTCGCCGTCTTGGCGTGGACCCGGATACGGCGAGGAACGATGCCGAGGGCATCGAGCATCACGTCAGCGAAAAGACGCTGGAGGCCTTCGAGCGGTTTCTGCAGAAAGGGTGA
- a CDS encoding Nramp family divalent metal transporter, translated as MAETMMRPSLSERTDAQIREVLAGRRGGPRSILLFAGPAVIASIAYMDPGNFATNIQAGSGYGYSLLWVVLMANLIAMLFQSLSAKLGIVTGRNLAEMCRDQFSAPVRYTMWVISEIAAMATDLAEFLGGAIGLSLLFDMPLIAGMGVTAVITYGILLFEGRGFRPMELIIGGLVAVIGLCYVIEMFIAPVDWGAAGLGLITPSMPDATALTISVGIIGATVMPHAVYLHSGLTQHRAPGRDASERRKLVRFSNIECVIALAVAGAVNMAMVIMASAAFHAGHAEVAEIETAYHTLTPLLGGAAAAVFLVSLMASGISSSTVGTMAGQMIMQGFVGFRIPILIRRLVTMLPAFAVVLMGADTTDALVYSQVVLSFALPIPMVALVLFTRNRAIMGDFANGRLTDVAAIVGAAVILCLNVVLLAQTFGIPIPGLGAG; from the coding sequence ATGGCGGAGACCATGATGAGGCCGAGCCTGTCGGAACGGACCGATGCCCAAATCCGAGAGGTTCTGGCGGGGCGGCGCGGCGGCCCGCGATCGATCCTGCTCTTTGCCGGGCCGGCCGTCATCGCCTCCATCGCCTACATGGATCCGGGCAACTTCGCGACGAACATCCAGGCCGGTTCCGGCTACGGCTATTCGCTGCTCTGGGTCGTGCTCATGGCGAACCTGATCGCCATGCTGTTCCAGTCGCTCTCGGCCAAGCTCGGCATCGTCACCGGACGCAATCTGGCCGAGATGTGCCGCGACCAGTTTTCCGCGCCGGTCCGCTACACGATGTGGGTCATCAGCGAGATCGCTGCGATGGCAACGGATCTCGCCGAGTTCCTCGGCGGAGCGATTGGCCTTTCCCTGCTCTTCGACATGCCGCTAATCGCGGGCATGGGCGTAACGGCCGTCATCACCTACGGCATCCTGCTCTTCGAGGGCCGCGGCTTTCGCCCGATGGAACTGATCATCGGCGGGCTCGTCGCCGTGATCGGCCTTTGCTACGTCATCGAGATGTTCATCGCCCCGGTCGACTGGGGCGCGGCCGGCCTTGGCCTCATCACGCCGTCGATGCCGGACGCGACCGCCCTGACGATTTCCGTCGGCATCATCGGCGCGACCGTCATGCCCCACGCGGTCTACCTGCACTCGGGCCTGACGCAGCACCGTGCACCGGGCCGGGATGCCTCGGAACGCCGCAAGCTCGTGCGCTTTTCCAACATCGAGTGCGTCATCGCGCTCGCAGTTGCCGGCGCGGTCAACATGGCCATGGTGATCATGGCGTCGGCCGCCTTTCACGCCGGTCATGCGGAAGTCGCGGAAATCGAGACGGCGTATCACACCCTGACGCCGCTGCTCGGCGGGGCTGCCGCCGCCGTCTTCCTCGTGTCGCTGATGGCCTCCGGCATTTCGTCGTCCACCGTCGGCACCATGGCGGGACAGATGATCATGCAGGGCTTCGTCGGCTTCCGCATTCCGATCCTGATCCGCCGCCTTGTGACGATGCTGCCGGCCTTCGCGGTCGTCCTGATGGGCGCTGATACGACGGACGCGCTGGTCTATAGCCAGGTTGTCCTGTCCTTCGCCCTGCCGATCCCGATGGTCGCCCTCGTCCTCTTCACCCGCAATCGCGCCATCATGGGCGACTTTGCCAACGGTCGGCTGACCGATGTCGCCGCGATCGTCGGTGCGGCCGTCATCCTGTGTCTCAATGTCGTCCTGCTGGCCCAGACCTTCGGTATTCCCATTCCGGGTCTCGGCGCCGGTTGA
- a CDS encoding NUDIX hydrolase, translating into MPASPQPIAKALPIAATIAAVFHEERILLVRRANPPDAGRWGFPGGKIEAGEPIEAAAVRELFEETGIRGQARRVFTAVDAFDRDETGGLRRHFVLIAVLCDWIAGEPVAGDDALDARWFRLDELDDTGLALSLDVAKVVRLAADIASGRG; encoded by the coding sequence ATGCCTGCATCACCACAGCCCATTGCCAAGGCTCTCCCAATCGCCGCCACGATTGCCGCCGTCTTCCATGAAGAACGGATACTTCTGGTGCGCCGGGCCAATCCGCCGGATGCCGGTCGCTGGGGCTTTCCGGGCGGCAAGATCGAAGCCGGCGAGCCGATAGAGGCAGCGGCCGTGCGGGAACTCTTCGAGGAAACCGGGATCCGTGGGCAAGCGCGCCGCGTCTTCACGGCGGTGGACGCGTTCGATCGCGACGAAACCGGCGGTCTTCGCCGGCATTTCGTGCTGATTGCGGTCCTCTGCGACTGGATTGCCGGGGAACCGGTTGCCGGCGACGACGCCCTCGATGCGCGATGGTTCCGCCTCGATGAACTGGACGACACCGGACTTGCCCTCAGTCTCGATGTCGCCAAGGTTGTCCGCCTCGCCGCCGACATCGCGTCGGGACGAGGTTAG
- a CDS encoding OmpA family protein — protein sequence MKSKPASGTPTRSLGQKPAAQGGLKSSDSNYLKELPTRGLKIEMKSRVAEIIDHADLPSIDIEVRFDFDSAKIRDQSLPDLDALGRALSSPELSGARLLVNGHTDARGGEGYNMELSERRAESVREYLVSHYGISGKRLVAIGFGEERLKDRHDPEAAANRRVEIVNAGDM from the coding sequence TTGAAGTCGAAGCCGGCATCGGGCACGCCGACCCGAAGCCTCGGCCAGAAGCCCGCCGCGCAAGGTGGCCTGAAATCGTCCGATTCCAACTACCTGAAGGAACTGCCGACGCGCGGCCTCAAGATCGAAATGAAGTCGCGGGTTGCCGAGATCATCGATCATGCGGATCTGCCGTCGATCGATATCGAGGTCCGGTTCGACTTCGATTCGGCGAAGATCCGCGACCAGTCGCTTCCCGACCTCGACGCTCTCGGCCGCGCGCTCTCCAGTCCGGAGCTGTCCGGCGCGCGCCTGCTCGTCAACGGCCATACCGACGCGCGCGGAGGCGAGGGCTACAATATGGAGTTGTCCGAGCGGCGGGCGGAGTCGGTGCGGGAATATCTCGTGTCCCACTACGGCATCTCCGGCAAGCGTCTGGTCGCGATCGGCTTTGGCGAAGAGCGCCTCAAGGATCGCCATGACCCCGAAGCCGCGGCGAACCGCCGGGTGGAGATCGTCAACGCCGGCGACATGTGA
- a CDS encoding caspase family protein, translated as MKRVLCLVSALFVLAFAASQGAMAKSSAFQDDQKRLALVIGVSAYESVPALPNPKNDAEAVAAAFGRLDFEVIKTVDPSRDDLEATLAKFRSSLEGADIAVLYYAGHSIQVDGKNYIIPVDARFEEPEDFGRYLFAVEELTKLMDEKAAVRIAILDACRDNPFLVSAQEIAKTSDTKRSINAGLANISGPETIETEAQDEVYGSVIAYAASSGRTASDGEGEHSPYTRAFLEHVEKPGLEIGQMFRNIASSVIKETDNTQHPEYLVRLTNEVYFRVPEPSECDFLAAAPFNSIGVTGVDFERIDADKAIPACEAALKDDPKHPRLLYNLGRALDAKGRFEEAVKLYRQSSDLGYPAATSSLGVMYVNGQGIDQDFAEGVALLKKAKALGSRTARISLAAADFSVLFEAPETTALQERLKKEGLYKGPLDGDYGAKTQAALRSYQSLMSLRKNGATLETLDSLGLVDIIPHYELN; from the coding sequence GTGAAACGCGTTCTTTGCCTCGTATCGGCGCTGTTCGTGCTGGCGTTTGCCGCCTCGCAAGGTGCCATGGCAAAATCGTCGGCCTTCCAGGACGACCAGAAGCGGCTGGCGCTGGTGATCGGCGTCAGCGCCTATGAAAGCGTGCCGGCCCTGCCCAACCCGAAGAATGACGCCGAAGCCGTCGCGGCGGCCTTCGGCCGTCTCGACTTCGAGGTGATCAAGACAGTCGATCCGTCACGGGATGACCTTGAGGCTACGCTTGCGAAGTTCCGGTCAAGTCTTGAGGGCGCCGACATCGCGGTCCTCTATTACGCCGGCCATTCGATCCAGGTCGACGGCAAGAACTATATCATTCCCGTCGATGCCAGGTTCGAGGAACCGGAGGATTTCGGCCGCTATCTCTTCGCCGTGGAGGAACTGACGAAGCTGATGGACGAGAAGGCGGCGGTGCGCATCGCCATCCTCGACGCCTGCCGCGACAACCCCTTCCTCGTCAGCGCGCAGGAAATCGCCAAGACCTCGGACACGAAACGCAGCATCAATGCGGGCCTTGCCAACATCTCCGGGCCGGAGACGATCGAGACGGAGGCGCAGGACGAGGTCTACGGCTCCGTGATCGCCTATGCCGCCTCGTCGGGCCGGACGGCCTCCGACGGCGAGGGCGAGCACAGCCCCTACACCCGCGCCTTTCTGGAGCATGTCGAGAAACCCGGTCTCGAGATCGGCCAGATGTTCCGCAACATCGCCTCCTCGGTGATCAAGGAAACCGACAACACGCAGCATCCGGAATACCTCGTGCGCCTGACCAACGAGGTCTATTTCAGGGTCCCCGAACCCTCCGAATGCGATTTCCTGGCGGCAGCGCCCTTCAACTCCATTGGCGTGACCGGCGTCGACTTCGAGCGGATCGACGCGGACAAGGCCATCCCCGCCTGCGAGGCGGCCCTGAAGGACGATCCGAAGCATCCCCGCCTGCTCTATAATCTCGGCCGCGCGCTCGATGCCAAGGGACGCTTCGAGGAGGCCGTGAAGTTGTATCGTCAGTCCTCCGATCTTGGCTATCCGGCGGCAACCAGCAGTCTCGGCGTCATGTATGTGAACGGCCAGGGAATCGACCAGGATTTCGCCGAAGGCGTCGCGCTGCTCAAGAAGGCCAAGGCGCTCGGATCGCGGACGGCCAGGATTTCGCTGGCGGCAGCCGATTTCTCCGTGCTCTTCGAAGCGCCGGAAACGACGGCGCTGCAGGAACGCCTCAAGAAAGAGGGGCTTTATAAGGGGCCGCTGGACGGAGATTACGGCGCCAAGACGCAGGCCGCCCTCCGGTCCTACCAGTCGCTAATGTCGTTGCGCAAAAACGGCGCGACACTGGAAACGCTGGACAGTCTCGGCCTCGTCGACATCATCCCCCACTACGAGCTGAACTAG
- a CDS encoding tyrosine-type recombinase/integrase, whose product MRTDAETILVTSYGKPFSEKSLTGRMADWTRAAGLEPGCILHDLRKTLGQRMADAGATSRQAMAILGHDDIEHAELYSREADSLLLSVDAKEKVVNLFARG is encoded by the coding sequence GTGCGAACGGACGCCGAGACGATCCTCGTCACCTCCTACGGCAAGCCATTCTCGGAGAAGTCTCTGACAGGTCGCATGGCCGACTGGACACGGGCCGCCGGACTTGAGCCTGGATGCATCCTGCATGATCTGCGCAAGACCTTGGGCCAACGCATGGCCGATGCCGGAGCCACCAGCCGGCAGGCGATGGCGATCCTTGGACACGACGATATCGAGCATGCCGAACTCTACTCGCGCGAAGCTGACTCTCTGCTGCTTTCCGTCGACGCGAAAGAGAAGGTTGTGAACCTGTTTGCACGTGGATAA
- a CDS encoding ABC transporter ATP-binding protein/permease — protein MPTNEETAPPTSAGGPPGPEGPRHGADEAPGRQQPASDLAQHVKAFVATVRKAANRRRVYLLIAAVVVVVGATTIGQIRLNAWQRDFYDALNDRHLEALLTQTGVFVAIVAVLLALGVAQTWLREILKINLRDAVSSDILDEWLQPRRAYQLTWAGDVGRHPDQRIQEDSRHLCELCADLGIGLLQSALLLVSFVGVLWVLSEHVVLVIGGRSLQVPGYMVWCALAYAIAGSWATWRVGRPLIALNAERYAREADFRFSLVHVDESAEAIGLYGGEREARIETGTALVPVLAVMRRLARGLANLTWVTAGYGWLTLVVPIIVAAPGYFNGTLSFGQLMMVTGAFFQVQQSLRWFVDNFSTIADWRATLLRVMSLRLALPALEADGDRASRIEFGRHPAGTLMLDTLEVALPDKRVRLKEQCVEMAPGDRLVIIGAPGSGKSMLFRAVAGLWPWGSGRVLLPQPEALLFLPNQPYLPLGTLREAVAFPFSVQHCPDAEIRSAIERVGLGHLLAKLDVRQRWDKELRIDEQQRLAFARLLVHRPKWVIMDDPLSAVDHTERTELCGVLNHELAGSAVIAIGRSAAAAPGLDRVVELVEMPDGDVFRPPMTAVT, from the coding sequence GTGCCGACAAACGAGGAAACCGCACCGCCAACCTCGGCCGGCGGCCCGCCTGGACCGGAAGGTCCGAGACACGGCGCCGACGAAGCGCCGGGCAGGCAGCAACCGGCAAGCGATCTCGCGCAGCACGTCAAGGCATTCGTCGCAACCGTTCGCAAGGCAGCGAACCGTCGCCGCGTCTATCTGCTGATTGCTGCCGTTGTCGTCGTCGTCGGGGCCACGACCATCGGCCAGATCCGCCTCAACGCCTGGCAGCGCGACTTCTATGACGCCCTGAACGACCGCCATCTCGAGGCGCTCCTCACCCAGACCGGCGTCTTCGTCGCGATCGTCGCGGTGCTGTTGGCGCTGGGCGTCGCCCAGACCTGGCTGCGCGAGATCCTGAAGATCAACCTGCGCGATGCCGTCAGCAGCGACATTCTGGACGAATGGCTTCAGCCGCGCCGCGCCTACCAGTTGACCTGGGCCGGCGACGTTGGCCGGCATCCGGACCAGCGGATTCAGGAGGACAGCCGGCATCTGTGCGAGCTTTGTGCCGATCTCGGCATCGGCCTTTTGCAGTCCGCCCTGCTGCTCGTCAGTTTCGTTGGCGTGCTCTGGGTGCTGTCGGAACACGTCGTTTTGGTCATCGGCGGCAGGTCGCTGCAGGTTCCAGGCTACATGGTCTGGTGCGCTCTCGCTTATGCGATCGCGGGCTCGTGGGCGACATGGCGTGTCGGCCGGCCGCTCATCGCCCTCAACGCGGAACGCTACGCCCGCGAAGCCGATTTCCGGTTTTCCCTCGTGCATGTGGATGAATCCGCCGAGGCGATCGGCCTTTACGGCGGCGAACGGGAAGCCCGCATCGAGACGGGAACAGCGCTCGTCCCGGTTCTGGCGGTCATGCGCCGGCTCGCCCGGGGCCTTGCCAACCTGACATGGGTGACCGCCGGCTACGGCTGGCTGACGCTGGTCGTGCCGATCATCGTCGCCGCGCCGGGCTATTTCAACGGCACCCTGTCCTTCGGTCAGTTGATGATGGTCACCGGCGCCTTTTTCCAGGTGCAGCAGTCGCTGCGCTGGTTCGTTGACAATTTCTCCACCATTGCCGACTGGCGTGCCACGCTGCTTCGCGTCATGTCCCTGCGTCTGGCATTGCCCGCGCTCGAAGCCGACGGCGACCGGGCGAGCCGCATTGAATTCGGGCGACACCCGGCGGGGACTCTGATGCTCGACACGCTCGAGGTGGCATTGCCGGACAAGCGCGTCCGCCTGAAAGAACAATGCGTCGAGATGGCCCCCGGCGACCGGCTGGTGATCATCGGCGCGCCGGGCAGCGGCAAGTCGATGCTGTTTCGCGCGGTCGCGGGTCTGTGGCCCTGGGGCAGCGGACGCGTGCTGCTGCCGCAGCCGGAGGCGTTGCTCTTCCTGCCCAACCAGCCCTATCTGCCGCTCGGTACCCTGCGCGAGGCGGTGGCCTTTCCCTTCTCCGTCCAGCATTGCCCGGACGCGGAGATCAGAAGCGCGATCGAGCGGGTCGGGCTCGGCCACCTGCTGGCGAAACTCGACGTTCGCCAGCGCTGGGACAAGGAGCTTCGCATCGACGAGCAGCAGCGGCTGGCCTTCGCTCGCCTTCTCGTCCATCGCCCGAAATGGGTGATCATGGATGACCCGCTGAGTGCCGTCGATCACACCGAACGAACCGAACTCTGCGGTGTCCTGAACCATGAGTTGGCCGGATCCGCCGTGATCGCCATCGGTCGCTCGGCGGCGGCCGCTCCGGGGCTGGACCGGGTCGTCGAGCTTGTCGAGATGCCGGATGGCGACGTCTTCCGTCCTCCCATGACCGCCGTCACTTGA
- a CDS encoding ferredoxin reductase family protein — translation MGRFSVIGLCLLATVLSVPAASHTGLMTWLSIASAATAFVAMSLNQFLATRPMFLESAFGGLDRIYRMHKQLGIAALVLILVHYVVTPNFKGSVLTTGLNDLAGKAGEIGLYGLVALILLSIVKRIPKIRQEFPYHLWRQTHRFIGVFFIFIAVHLNFIKRPFDGTAWLAVYLNAFALLGIASFVYTQFRSFLRRRAYRVTAIERVPTATLVSVEPVGKPIKARPGQFAFLSASRPGLREPHPFTIARHAGDGSDGSLTFAIKPLGDYTKRLRETLEVGDRVMLEGGYGRFSSERGASAQIWIAGGIGITPFMAMAHALRHAPERRVHLVHCIRDKSEAIEAAALQAMADALDNFSFTLHCSSEQGRLKAEHLVAISGVEPKSADVYFCGPAAMRKALLKGLQALGQAPRQIHYEQFEFR, via the coding sequence GTGGGACGTTTCTCAGTCATCGGATTATGCCTTCTGGCGACAGTGCTCTCGGTTCCTGCCGCCAGCCATACGGGACTGATGACCTGGCTCTCGATCGCCTCGGCGGCGACGGCTTTCGTCGCGATGTCCCTCAATCAGTTCCTTGCGACGCGGCCGATGTTCCTGGAGTCGGCCTTTGGCGGACTGGACCGGATCTACCGGATGCACAAGCAGCTTGGCATCGCCGCGCTCGTGCTGATCCTGGTGCACTATGTCGTGACGCCCAATTTCAAGGGCAGCGTGCTGACGACAGGCCTCAACGATCTGGCCGGAAAGGCCGGAGAAATCGGTCTCTACGGGCTCGTCGCGCTCATTCTTCTCAGCATCGTCAAGCGCATTCCGAAGATCCGCCAGGAATTTCCCTATCACCTCTGGCGGCAGACCCACCGGTTCATCGGCGTCTTCTTCATCTTCATCGCGGTTCATCTGAATTTCATCAAGCGTCCGTTCGATGGGACCGCCTGGCTCGCCGTCTACCTGAATGCCTTCGCGCTTCTGGGGATCGCGAGCTTCGTCTACACGCAGTTTCGCTCCTTTCTGCGCCGGCGTGCCTACCGCGTGACGGCGATCGAGCGGGTGCCGACCGCCACGCTGGTCTCCGTCGAGCCGGTCGGCAAGCCGATCAAGGCCCGGCCCGGCCAGTTCGCCTTCCTCAGCGCGTCCAGACCGGGATTGCGCGAACCGCACCCCTTCACGATCGCCCGCCATGCCGGCGACGGCAGTGACGGCAGCCTGACCTTCGCGATCAAGCCGCTCGGCGACTACACGAAGCGCCTGAGGGAAACGCTCGAGGTCGGCGACAGGGTCATGCTCGAGGGGGGCTATGGCCGGTTCAGCAGCGAACGAGGCGCTTCGGCGCAGATCTGGATTGCGGGAGGCATCGGCATCACGCCGTTCATGGCGATGGCGCACGCCCTGCGGCACGCGCCGGAGCGGCGCGTTCATCTCGTCCACTGCATCAGGGACAAGAGCGAGGCCATCGAGGCCGCCGCCCTGCAAGCGATGGCCGATGCCCTCGACAACTTCAGCTTCACCCTGCATTGCTCGTCGGAGCAGGGACGGCTGAAGGCTGAACATCTCGTCGCCATCTCCGGCGTGGAGCCGAAGAGCGCCGACGTCTATTTCTGCGGGCCGGCGGCCATGCGCAAGGCTCTTCTGAAGGGGCTCCAGGCGCTCGGCCAGGCTCCCCGGCAAATCCACTACGAACAATTCGAATTCAGATGA